A genomic region of Ewingella sp. CoE-038-23 contains the following coding sequences:
- the mltG gene encoding endolytic transglycosylase MltG, which yields MKNKKLKIPALIIVILLAALAFGYHKVKTFGDRPINVSSETIFTLPAGTGRVVLETLLVKHQIMQKNPYFSWLLRIEPELSNFKAGTYRFEKGMTVRQMLELLRSGKEAQFSVRLVEGFKLSDWMKVLDNAGYLKHELSGKTGEEIAAALGMTDTKNAEGWLYPDTYLYTAGMTDLSLLKRAHQHMEKTVDTIWKGRADSLPYKTPTDMLTMASIIEKETAVKEERAEVASVFINRLRIGMRLQTDPTVIYGMGESYKGNISRKDLETPTPYNTYVISGLPPSPIAMPSEASIEAAAHPATTNYLYFVADGKGGHTFTTNLENHNKAVRVYREALKNKNEK from the coding sequence ATGAAGAATAAAAAACTCAAAATCCCTGCTCTTATTATCGTCATTCTGCTTGCTGCGCTGGCTTTTGGTTACCATAAAGTGAAAACTTTTGGCGATCGCCCGATCAATGTCAGTAGTGAGACTATCTTTACTCTGCCTGCCGGTACGGGCCGCGTGGTGCTGGAAACCCTCCTGGTGAAGCACCAGATAATGCAAAAAAATCCCTACTTCTCTTGGCTGCTGCGCATTGAGCCGGAGCTGAGTAATTTCAAAGCTGGGACCTATCGCTTTGAAAAAGGCATGACGGTTCGCCAAATGCTCGAATTACTGAGAAGTGGCAAAGAGGCGCAGTTTAGCGTGCGTCTGGTGGAAGGCTTTAAACTCAGCGACTGGATGAAAGTGCTGGATAACGCGGGCTATCTCAAACATGAATTGAGTGGCAAAACCGGCGAAGAAATTGCCGCCGCGCTGGGCATGACCGACACCAAAAACGCCGAAGGCTGGCTCTATCCTGATACTTATCTCTATACCGCGGGCATGACTGACCTGTCTCTGCTCAAGCGCGCTCACCAGCATATGGAGAAGACGGTAGACACTATTTGGAAAGGCCGGGCTGATTCACTGCCTTATAAAACGCCAACCGATATGCTGACCATGGCGTCTATTATTGAAAAAGAGACGGCGGTCAAAGAGGAGCGCGCGGAAGTGGCTTCGGTGTTTATCAACCGTTTGCGCATTGGCATGCGCTTGCAGACTGACCCCACGGTGATTTACGGCATGGGTGAGAGCTACAAAGGTAACATCAGCCGTAAAGATCTGGAGACGCCGACGCCTTACAACACCTATGTAATTTCTGGTTTGCCGCCATCGCCAATCGCGATGCCGAGCGAAGCCTCGATCGAAGCCGCGGCTCATCCGGCAACGACCAATTACCTCTATTTTGTGGCTGACGGCAAAGGCGGCCACACCTTTACGACTAACCTCGAAAATCACAATAAAGCGGTGCGTGTGTATCGCGAGGCATTGAAAAATAAGAATGAAAAGTAA
- the pabC gene encoding aminodeoxychorismate lyase, whose translation MWINGVSTNLLPAGDRSAQFGDGSFTTAHISEGKVKLLSAHLDRLKAATERLMITGVDWALLEAEMVHAASLRDEAVLKVMVTRGVGGRGYSPQGCISPTRIISTSDYPAHYHAWREQGIKLALSPVALSQNPLLAGIKHLNRLEQVMVRLHLDQTDAQEALVVDTAGMLVECCAANLFWRKGEKVFTPDLSLSGVSGVMRNHIIALLEQSGQFSVSVVSEPPQTLSDADEVIICNALMPFMPVRQVEDWHFTSSTLNDFLHQVC comes from the coding sequence ATGTGGATTAACGGTGTCTCGACCAATTTACTGCCAGCAGGCGACCGTTCTGCGCAATTTGGCGACGGCAGCTTTACAACGGCCCATATCTCAGAGGGGAAGGTAAAGCTGCTGTCAGCGCACCTCGACCGGCTAAAAGCCGCGACCGAGCGTTTGATGATTACGGGCGTGGATTGGGCATTGCTCGAGGCCGAAATGGTCCACGCCGCCAGCCTGCGCGACGAAGCTGTGCTCAAGGTGATGGTCACGCGCGGAGTAGGCGGTCGGGGCTATAGCCCTCAAGGCTGTATCTCGCCGACGCGAATTATCTCCACCTCTGATTATCCGGCGCACTATCACGCATGGCGCGAACAAGGCATTAAACTGGCCCTTAGCCCAGTGGCGCTCAGCCAAAACCCGCTGTTAGCCGGTATTAAGCATCTTAACCGCCTCGAGCAGGTGATGGTACGTCTTCACCTTGACCAAACAGATGCCCAAGAGGCACTAGTGGTTGATACCGCCGGGATGCTGGTAGAATGCTGTGCCGCCAATCTTTTCTGGCGCAAAGGGGAGAAGGTTTTTACCCCCGATCTGTCACTGTCAGGGGTGTCTGGCGTGATGCGTAACCATATTATTGCGTTGCTTGAGCAAAGTGGCCAGTTTAGCGTTTCTGTTGTTTCAGAGCCGCCACAGACCCTGAGCGATGCAGACGAAGTGATTATTTGTAATGCCCTGATGCCCTTTATGCCGGTGCGTCAGGTTGAAGATTGGCATTTTACGTCGTCAACCTTGAACGACTTTTTACATCAGGTTTGTTAA
- the fabF gene encoding beta-ketoacyl-ACP synthase II — MSKRRVVVTGLGMLSPVGNTVESTWNALLAGQSGISLIDHFDTSAFATRFAGLVKDFNCEEYISRKDARKMDAFIQYGIAAGIQAMQDSGLEVTAENAPRIGAAIGSGIGGLGLIEENHTSLVNGGPRKISPFFVPSTIVNMIAGHLSIMFGLRGPSISIATACTSGVHNIGHAARIIAYDDADVMLAGGAEKASTPLGVGGFGAARALSTRNDNPQAASRPWDKERDGFVLGDGAGIMVLEEYEHAKKRGAKIYAEIVGFGMSSDAFHMTSPPEDGAGAALAMENALRDAGIAASKIGYINAHGTSTAAGDKAEAQAVKSVFGADAQRVLVSSTKSMTGHLLGAAGAVESIFTLLALRDQAVPPTINLDNPDEGCDLDFVPHEARQVSNMEYTLCNSFGFGGTNGSLVFRKV; from the coding sequence GTGTCTAAGCGTCGAGTTGTAGTGACTGGACTTGGCATGCTGTCTCCTGTCGGCAATACTGTAGAGTCCACTTGGAACGCTCTCCTTGCCGGTCAGAGTGGCATTAGCCTAATCGACCATTTTGATACTAGTGCCTTTGCAACGCGTTTTGCTGGCTTAGTAAAAGATTTTAACTGTGAAGAGTACATTTCGCGCAAAGATGCCCGCAAAATGGACGCCTTCATCCAGTACGGCATTGCTGCCGGCATCCAAGCGATGCAAGACTCTGGGCTTGAAGTCACTGCCGAAAACGCCCCGCGAATTGGTGCGGCAATAGGTTCAGGTATTGGCGGTCTCGGTCTAATCGAAGAAAACCATACTTCATTGGTTAACGGCGGACCCCGCAAAATTAGCCCATTTTTCGTTCCTTCCACTATCGTAAACATGATTGCCGGTCATCTGAGCATTATGTTTGGCTTACGTGGACCGAGCATTTCAATTGCCACAGCTTGTACTTCTGGTGTTCACAATATTGGTCATGCCGCGCGAATCATTGCTTATGATGATGCCGACGTCATGCTAGCCGGCGGTGCCGAAAAGGCCAGTACCCCATTGGGCGTTGGCGGTTTTGGCGCTGCACGTGCTTTATCTACGCGTAATGATAATCCGCAGGCGGCGAGCCGTCCGTGGGATAAAGAACGTGATGGTTTCGTACTTGGCGATGGCGCTGGCATTATGGTGCTGGAAGAGTACGAACACGCGAAAAAGCGCGGTGCGAAGATTTATGCTGAAATCGTTGGTTTTGGTATGAGCAGCGACGCATTCCATATGACCTCTCCTCCTGAGGATGGCGCTGGCGCCGCTCTCGCGATGGAAAATGCGTTGCGCGATGCTGGCATTGCCGCCTCTAAAATTGGCTATATCAACGCGCACGGTACCTCTACCGCCGCCGGGGACAAAGCCGAAGCACAGGCCGTTAAATCGGTGTTTGGTGCTGATGCACAGCGCGTGCTGGTGAGTTCGACCAAGTCTATGACCGGCCACCTGCTGGGCGCGGCGGGCGCGGTTGAATCCATCTTTACCCTGCTGGCGCTGCGTGACCAGGCTGTGCCTCCAACCATCAACCTGGATAACCCCGATGAAGGTTGTGATTTGGACTTTGTGCCGCACGAAGCTCGTCAGGTAAGCAATATGGAATACACGCTGTGTAACTCGTTCGGCTTTGGCGGCACCAATGGTTCATTGGTCTTCCGTAAGGTCTGA
- the acpP gene encoding acyl carrier protein codes for MSTIEERVKKIIVEQLGVKQEEVVNAASFVDDLGADSLDTVELVMALEEEFDTEIPDEEAEKITTVQAAIDFINASQQ; via the coding sequence ATGAGCACTATCGAAGAACGCGTTAAGAAAATCATCGTTGAACAGCTGGGTGTTAAACAGGAAGAAGTAGTTAATGCTGCGTCTTTCGTAGACGACCTTGGCGCTGATTCTCTCGACACCGTTGAGCTGGTTATGGCTCTGGAAGAAGAGTTTGATACCGAGATCCCTGACGAAGAAGCTGAAAAGATCACCACTGTTCAGGCAGCTATTGATTTTATCAACGCTAGCCAGCAGTAA